One genomic window of Halobellus limi includes the following:
- a CDS encoding DUF7282 domain-containing protein: MSHASTAVTLAVALSLLAGAATPVSGLGAASAGHEQTADRSLVADRVGAPPYDGSDTTAREQTDDASGSFPEGNVSVTRGDEVTISVSHSAAANVTIGGPEYGFHLTVELGGGGTDEIVLDTRRTTAADPSAFVDGGSATLHTPPLDEPLEPEDYLLRVDVAGVERDIATLTVEPRGAVTAESHRAPGSFAPSEYVGGGEDDDANVGPLQSTTTAGSTVARGDYAVMRIEESGLETALNASDLTGSAAANGLKVNFTQTDPGPNHEPREYVATDSANVTVLPNLANDEFYVLWNTSGVPIESRNGRNRYRAALTLTEESGLSDGSATAASTTFELERQSVSLSPATDSVHYPWENDSFAVTGSTNRAPNTELEVRLRSSDPNAFLELADATVREDGSFGAAFDLSALTRGTNATLWVRGHFPETTQEVRLVAPDPTVRIENQTVSGTSVGVASVEVPAGGFVRLTDASGESVGRSDYLAPGRHANVSAELGTALFEDQQLRAELVRPGEDESYDPGAAAYSTAGYLVNDTAHVAFPPAPTETSTPTRTATATATPSATPYPVVTRTPLDPVGATQSSLPLSPGVAVAALLGAAALLARRGGSP; this comes from the coding sequence ATGTCTCACGCCTCCACCGCCGTCACCCTCGCCGTCGCCCTCTCCCTCCTCGCGGGGGCCGCGACGCCGGTCTCCGGACTCGGCGCCGCGTCCGCCGGTCACGAGCAGACGGCGGATCGGTCTCTCGTCGCCGACCGCGTCGGCGCTCCCCCGTACGACGGATCCGACACGACCGCCCGCGAACAGACCGACGACGCCTCCGGGTCGTTCCCCGAGGGGAACGTCAGCGTCACGCGCGGCGACGAGGTGACGATCTCCGTCTCTCACTCCGCCGCGGCGAACGTCACGATCGGCGGCCCGGAGTACGGCTTCCACCTCACCGTCGAACTCGGCGGGGGCGGTACCGACGAGATCGTCCTCGACACGCGCCGCACGACCGCGGCGGATCCGAGCGCGTTCGTCGACGGCGGGTCGGCGACGCTTCACACGCCGCCGCTCGACGAACCGCTCGAACCCGAGGACTACCTGCTCCGCGTCGACGTCGCGGGCGTCGAACGCGACATCGCGACGCTCACGGTCGAGCCCCGCGGCGCGGTGACCGCCGAGTCCCACCGTGCCCCCGGCTCCTTCGCGCCCTCGGAGTACGTCGGCGGCGGCGAGGACGACGACGCGAACGTCGGCCCGCTGCAGTCGACGACGACCGCCGGATCGACCGTCGCCCGCGGCGACTACGCCGTGATGCGGATCGAGGAGAGCGGGCTTGAGACGGCCCTGAACGCCTCTGATCTCACCGGGAGCGCGGCCGCGAACGGGCTCAAGGTGAACTTCACGCAGACGGATCCGGGGCCGAACCACGAACCCCGGGAGTACGTCGCGACCGACTCCGCGAACGTGACGGTGCTCCCGAACCTCGCGAACGACGAGTTCTACGTCCTCTGGAACACCTCCGGGGTCCCCATCGAGTCCCGGAACGGACGGAACCGCTACCGGGCCGCGCTGACGCTCACCGAGGAGAGCGGCCTCTCCGACGGGTCGGCGACCGCCGCGTCGACGACCTTCGAGTTGGAGCGGCAGTCGGTGTCGCTGTCGCCGGCGACCGACTCGGTACACTACCCCTGGGAGAACGATAGCTTCGCGGTGACGGGATCGACGAACCGCGCGCCGAACACCGAACTGGAGGTCCGACTCCGGTCGTCGGACCCGAACGCGTTCCTCGAACTCGCCGACGCGACGGTCCGTGAGGACGGGAGCTTCGGGGCCGCGTTCGACCTCTCCGCGCTCACCCGCGGCACGAACGCGACGCTTTGGGTCCGCGGTCACTTCCCCGAGACGACCCAGGAGGTGCGCCTCGTCGCGCCCGATCCGACGGTCCGGATCGAGAACCAGACCGTAAGCGGGACGAGCGTCGGGGTCGCGAGCGTCGAGGTCCCCGCGGGCGGGTTCGTCCGCCTGACGGACGCGAGCGGCGAGTCCGTCGGCCGGAGCGACTACCTCGCCCCCGGACGGCACGCGAACGTCTCGGCCGAACTCGGAACGGCGCTGTTCGAGGATCAGCAACTCCGCGCGGAGCTGGTTCGCCCCGGCGAGGACGAGTCGTACGACCCCGGCGCAGCGGCGTACTCGACGGCCGGATACCTCGTCAACGACACCGCACACGTCGCGTTCCCGCCGGCTCCGACCGAGACGAGCACGCCCACGCGAACGGCGACCGCGACGGCGACGCCCTCCGCGACGCCGTACCCCGTGGTGACCCGGACGCCGCTGGACCCGGTCGGAGCCACGCAGTCGAGCCTGCCCCTCTCTCCGGGCGTCGCCGTCGCGGCGCTCCTGGGGGCCGCCGCGCTCCTCGCCCGCCGAGGTGGTTCCCCGTGA
- a CDS encoding DUF7312 domain-containing protein, which translates to MSDSDRSSQGETPEEDAGVDGVGGETGSPDGVGGEAGSSEGVGGEAGELGDDVDDESLDAATAVEELNPLLSEPIEPGDPSAEHALFVFLGVLGTVGLLASAVLPGLL; encoded by the coding sequence ATGAGTGACTCGGACCGCAGCAGTCAGGGGGAGACGCCGGAGGAGGACGCCGGCGTCGACGGCGTCGGTGGTGAGACCGGAAGTCCCGACGGCGTCGGTGGCGAGGCCGGAAGTTCCGAGGGCGTCGGTGGCGAGGCCGGGGAACTCGGTGACGACGTCGACGACGAGAGTCTCGACGCCGCGACCGCGGTCGAGGAGCTGAACCCGCTTCTCAGCGAACCGATCGAACCCGGGGACCCGTCGGCGGAGCACGCGCTGTTCGTGTTCCTCGGCGTGCTCGGGACCGTCGGGCTGCTGGCGAGCGCCGTCCTGCCGGGACTGCTCTGA
- the pyk gene encoding pyruvate kinase, producing MRKAKIVCTLGPASDEKSTIRALVDAGMSVARLNASHGTPDHRREVIDRIRAVDDVTEEPLAAMVDLQGPEVRTAPLEEPIHLETDSEVRFHEGGEATPERIGLSHSITAAESGDTILLDDGRIEATVLEVDDDGLLARIDSGGKLGGRKGVNLPGVDLDIDLITESDRKELEVAAETEADFVAASFVRDAEDVYTISDALDELGVDIPVVAKIERAGAVENLDEIIDAAYGVMVARGDLGVEMPLEDVPIIQKRIIRKCHATGTPVITATEMLDSMVHARRPTRAEASDVANAVLDGTDAVMLSGETAIGDDPVRVVDTMDRIVRQVESSEEYAEGREQRIPTADGDSRTEALARSARYLARDVGASAIVAASESGYTARKTAKFRPGVPVVATTPDDRVRRQLALSWGVVPKYSSYRDGIDEMMEDAVDAALDAGVASSGDTLVVLSGMMTELEGTNTTNMLKLHVAAETVANGRKVVGGRVAGPLAVVDDGDLSEVPDGAILSLPARFEGEFEGDASKIAGIIDARPGMTGYPALVARELGIPMISGAPLPRSLSDGTTLTLHAERGVVFEGNLIRHGDRRGPVE from the coding sequence ATGAGAAAAGCGAAGATCGTCTGCACGCTCGGCCCGGCGTCCGACGAGAAGTCCACGATTCGGGCCCTCGTCGACGCCGGGATGAGCGTCGCCCGGCTCAACGCGAGCCACGGGACGCCGGACCACCGCCGGGAGGTGATCGATCGCATCCGCGCCGTCGACGACGTGACGGAGGAGCCGCTGGCCGCGATGGTCGACCTCCAGGGGCCGGAGGTCAGGACCGCGCCGCTGGAGGAGCCGATCCACCTCGAAACCGACAGCGAAGTCCGGTTCCACGAGGGCGGAGAGGCGACCCCCGAGCGGATCGGGCTGTCGCATTCGATCACCGCAGCCGAGTCCGGCGACACGATCCTCCTCGACGACGGGCGGATCGAGGCCACGGTGCTCGAAGTCGACGACGACGGCCTCCTCGCCCGGATCGACTCCGGCGGGAAACTCGGCGGGCGAAAGGGCGTCAACCTCCCGGGCGTCGACCTCGACATCGACCTCATCACCGAGAGCGATCGGAAGGAACTCGAAGTCGCCGCCGAGACCGAGGCCGACTTCGTCGCCGCCTCCTTCGTCCGCGACGCCGAAGACGTCTACACCATAAGCGACGCGCTCGACGAACTCGGGGTGGACATCCCGGTGGTCGCGAAGATCGAGCGCGCCGGCGCGGTGGAGAACCTCGACGAGATCATCGACGCCGCCTACGGCGTGATGGTCGCCCGCGGCGACCTGGGCGTGGAGATGCCCCTGGAGGACGTCCCCATCATTCAAAAGCGGATCATCCGCAAGTGCCACGCCACGGGCACGCCGGTCATCACGGCGACGGAGATGCTCGACTCGATGGTCCACGCGCGCCGTCCGACCCGCGCGGAGGCCTCCGACGTCGCCAACGCGGTGCTCGACGGGACCGATGCCGTGATGCTCTCCGGCGAGACCGCCATCGGCGACGACCCGGTCCGGGTCGTCGACACGATGGACCGGATCGTCCGCCAGGTCGAATCCAGCGAGGAGTACGCCGAGGGCCGCGAGCAGCGCATCCCGACGGCCGACGGCGACTCCCGGACCGAGGCGCTCGCCCGCTCGGCGCGGTATCTCGCGCGCGACGTCGGCGCGAGCGCCATCGTCGCCGCCTCCGAGTCCGGCTACACCGCGCGGAAGACCGCGAAGTTCCGCCCCGGCGTCCCCGTCGTGGCGACGACCCCGGACGACCGCGTCCGCCGGCAGCTCGCGCTCTCGTGGGGCGTCGTCCCGAAGTACTCCTCGTACCGAGACGGAATCGACGAGATGATGGAGGACGCCGTCGACGCCGCGCTCGACGCCGGCGTCGCCAGTTCCGGCGACACGCTCGTGGTCCTCTCGGGGATGATGACCGAACTCGAGGGGACGAACACGACGAACATGCTCAAACTCCACGTCGCCGCCGAGACCGTCGCCAACGGACGGAAGGTCGTCGGCGGCCGGGTCGCCGGCCCCCTCGCCGTCGTCGACGACGGCGACCTCTCGGAGGTCCCCGACGGCGCGATCCTCTCGCTGCCCGCCCGCTTCGAGGGCGAGTTCGAGGGCGACGCCTCGAAGATCGCCGGCATCATCGACGCGCGCCCCGGGATGACCGGCTATCCGGCGCTCGTCGCGCGCGAACTCGGCATTCCGATGATCTCCGGGGCCCCCCTCCCGCGGTCGCTCTCCGACGGGACGACGCTGACGCTGCACGCCGAGCGGGGCGTCGTCTTCGAGGGCAACCTCATCAGACACGGCGACCGACGCGGCCCGGTCGAGTAG
- the metG gene encoding methionine--tRNA ligase has product MSHEDFPTENPAVVTCGLPYANGDLHIGHLRTYVGGDIYSRALKRLGQQTAFVSGSDMHGTPVAVNAAEEGVTPEEFALRHHETYEATFPKFDVEFDNYGQTHDETNVETTQEIVRTLEEAGYVYEKEIPVAYDPDADQWLPDRFVEGACPYCGEHARGDECDEGCGRHLEPGEIEDPVSTITGNPAEYRNREHKFFAVSDLQEYLGEFIDRLEGTSNAQNQPREWIEGELQDWCITRDMDWGVDYPGDDDLVLYVWVDAPIEYISSTKQYTERVGPDVFDWEEAWRDNGEIVHIIGRDIIQHHTVFWPAMLRGAGYVEPRAVMASGFITLEGKGFSTSRDRAVWADEYLDEGFRPDLLRYYLATNGGFQQDVDFSWGRFRERVNNELVGTVGNFVYRSLLFAAREFGGSPDVALSDDVRERIEQAIDEFEAGVNDYSVRDIGESAVRLAQFGNEYIQRNEPWKLDDDDPEKAQVIRDCVQIAKAVAVLFEPVTPEAAENLWDDLGEEGDVHAVGVDAALEDPAGEFDEPTELFEKIPEERVEELNEKLESRVAAASESDDGDAAGDDADGAGEADDGDAEPAADLEPIAEERIGFEDFQELDIRVGEILAAEGVEGADKLAKLTVDIGVEERQIVAGIKQLHDLDSLVGEKIVVVANLEKAELFGVESNGMLLAAGEEADLLTTHGDAEPGTKIR; this is encoded by the coding sequence CATCGGCCACCTCCGGACGTACGTCGGCGGCGACATCTACAGCCGCGCGCTGAAGCGACTCGGCCAGCAGACCGCGTTCGTCTCCGGGTCGGATATGCACGGGACGCCGGTCGCGGTCAACGCGGCCGAGGAGGGCGTCACCCCCGAGGAGTTCGCGCTTCGGCACCACGAGACCTACGAGGCGACGTTCCCGAAGTTCGACGTCGAGTTCGACAACTACGGGCAGACCCACGACGAGACGAACGTCGAGACGACACAGGAGATCGTCCGCACGCTGGAGGAGGCGGGGTACGTCTACGAGAAGGAGATCCCCGTCGCCTACGACCCCGACGCAGACCAGTGGCTCCCCGACCGGTTCGTCGAGGGGGCCTGTCCCTACTGCGGCGAACACGCCCGCGGCGACGAGTGCGACGAGGGCTGCGGCCGCCACCTCGAACCCGGCGAGATCGAAGACCCGGTCTCGACGATCACCGGTAACCCCGCCGAGTACCGGAACAGAGAGCACAAGTTCTTCGCCGTCTCCGACCTGCAGGAGTACCTCGGCGAGTTCATCGACCGCCTGGAGGGCACCTCGAACGCGCAGAACCAGCCCCGCGAGTGGATCGAGGGCGAACTCCAGGACTGGTGTATCACCCGCGACATGGACTGGGGCGTCGACTACCCCGGCGACGACGACCTCGTCCTCTACGTCTGGGTCGACGCGCCGATCGAGTACATCTCCTCGACGAAGCAGTACACCGAACGCGTCGGCCCCGACGTCTTCGACTGGGAGGAAGCGTGGCGTGACAATGGGGAAATCGTCCACATCATCGGCCGGGACATCATCCAGCACCACACCGTCTTCTGGCCGGCGATGCTCCGCGGCGCGGGCTACGTCGAACCGCGCGCGGTGATGGCCTCGGGGTTCATCACGTTGGAAGGCAAGGGCTTCTCGACCTCCCGCGACCGGGCCGTCTGGGCCGACGAGTACCTCGACGAGGGCTTCCGACCGGACCTGCTCCGCTACTACCTCGCGACCAACGGCGGCTTCCAGCAGGACGTCGACTTCTCGTGGGGGCGCTTCCGCGAGCGCGTGAACAACGAACTCGTCGGGACCGTCGGCAACTTCGTCTACCGCTCGCTGCTCTTCGCGGCCCGAGAGTTCGGCGGATCGCCCGACGTCGCGCTCTCCGACGACGTCCGCGAGCGGATCGAGCAAGCCATCGACGAGTTCGAGGCCGGCGTCAACGACTATTCCGTCCGCGACATCGGCGAGAGCGCGGTCCGCCTCGCGCAGTTCGGCAACGAGTACATCCAGCGCAACGAGCCCTGGAAGCTCGACGACGACGACCCGGAGAAGGCGCAGGTCATCCGCGACTGCGTCCAGATCGCGAAGGCCGTCGCCGTGCTCTTCGAGCCGGTGACGCCCGAGGCCGCCGAGAACCTCTGGGACGACCTCGGCGAGGAGGGCGACGTCCACGCGGTCGGCGTCGACGCCGCGCTCGAAGACCCCGCCGGGGAGTTCGACGAACCGACCGAGCTGTTCGAGAAGATCCCCGAGGAACGCGTCGAGGAGCTGAACGAGAAACTCGAATCCCGGGTCGCGGCCGCGAGCGAGAGCGACGACGGCGACGCCGCCGGTGACGACGCGGACGGCGCGGGCGAGGCCGACGACGGGGACGCGGAACCGGCCGCCGACCTCGAACCGATCGCCGAGGAGCGCATCGGCTTCGAGGACTTCCAGGAACTCGACATCCGCGTGGGCGAGATCCTCGCGGCCGAGGGCGTCGAGGGCGCGGACAAACTCGCGAAGCTGACCGTCGACATCGGCGTCGAGGAGCGCCAGATCGTCGCCGGGATCAAGCAGCTTCACGACCTCGACTCCCTGGTGGGAGAGAAGATCGTCGTCGTCGCCAACCTGGAGAAGGCGGAACTGTTCGGCGTCGAGTCGAACGGGATGCTGCTCGCGGCGGGCGAAGAGGCCGACCTGCTCACGACGCACGGCGACGCCGAACCGGGCACGAAGATCCGGTAG